In Streptomyces sp. NBC_01707, a genomic segment contains:
- the aroQ gene encoding type II 3-dehydroquinate dehydratase, whose product MTRRVFVLNGPNLGRLGSREPDVYGATSYAGLVEACRVLGKELGFDVDVRETNDEGELIRWLHEAADGSIPVVLNPGAFTHYSYGMRDAAAQRTAPLIEVHISNPYAREEFRHTSVVAPVATGTVAGFGIGSYRLALRALADELTD is encoded by the coding sequence GTGACCCGCAGGGTCTTCGTGCTCAACGGGCCGAACCTCGGCCGGCTCGGATCCCGCGAGCCCGATGTGTACGGAGCGACGTCGTACGCCGGACTCGTCGAGGCCTGCCGGGTGCTCGGCAAGGAGCTCGGCTTCGACGTCGACGTCCGGGAGACCAACGACGAGGGCGAGCTGATCCGCTGGCTGCACGAGGCAGCGGACGGTTCGATTCCGGTCGTTCTCAACCCGGGTGCGTTCACCCACTACTCGTACGGCATGCGGGACGCGGCCGCGCAGCGCACCGCCCCGCTGATCGAGGTGCACATCTCGAACCCGTACGCGCGGGAGGAATTCCGCCACACCTCCGTGGTCGCACCGGTCGCCACGGGGACCGTGGCCGGATTCGGCATCGGCTCCTACCGGCTGGCGCTCCGCGCCCTCGCGGACGAACTGACGGACTGA
- a CDS encoding Pro-rich N-terminal domain-containing protein — translation MQHAVGAPLPPPQGSGNGPAGWTHQAQHPGHPGPPGPPAPPAPQGQGWTGPAPHHAPAPVSRETTGHVQLPPGGPVPLPAPPAEPGTGTATLAVLLIGPAGAGKTTVAKLWASRRRVPTAHVSLDDVREWVCSGFADPQAGWNDHSEAQYRLARRTCGFAARNFLANGISCILDDAVFPDRPVVGLGGWKRHVGPGLLPVVLLPGLEIVLERNAARSGNRRLSDEEVARIHGRMAGWYGSGLPIIDNSTYDVETTARVLDDILARSIASPPAW, via the coding sequence ATGCAGCACGCAGTGGGGGCCCCGCTGCCGCCGCCCCAAGGATCCGGAAACGGACCTGCCGGCTGGACGCACCAGGCCCAGCACCCCGGACACCCCGGTCCGCCGGGGCCACCGGCGCCGCCGGCACCGCAGGGCCAGGGCTGGACCGGGCCCGCCCCGCACCACGCCCCCGCGCCCGTCTCCCGGGAGACCACCGGGCACGTCCAGCTGCCGCCAGGTGGTCCCGTCCCGCTGCCCGCACCACCCGCCGAGCCCGGCACGGGCACGGCGACGCTCGCCGTCCTCCTCATCGGTCCGGCGGGCGCGGGCAAGACCACCGTGGCCAAGCTGTGGGCCAGCCGCCGCCGGGTCCCCACGGCGCACGTCAGTCTCGACGACGTCCGCGAATGGGTCTGCTCCGGCTTCGCCGACCCGCAGGCCGGATGGAACGACCACTCGGAGGCCCAGTACCGGCTGGCCCGCCGCACCTGCGGCTTCGCCGCCCGCAATTTCCTGGCCAACGGCATCTCCTGCATCCTCGACGACGCGGTGTTCCCCGACCGCCCGGTCGTCGGCCTCGGCGGCTGGAAGCGCCATGTGGGCCCGGGACTGCTGCCCGTGGTGCTCCTCCCCGGCCTGGAGATCGTGCTGGAGCGCAACGCCGCCCGCAGCGGAAACCGCCGGCTGTCGGACGAGGAGGTCGCCCGGATCCACGGCAGGATGGCGGGCTGGTACGGCTCGGGGCTGCCGATCATCGACAACTCGACCTACGACGTGGAGACCACGGCCCGCGTCCTCGACGACATACTCGCCCGCTCCATAGCCAGCCCGCCCGCATGGTGA
- a CDS encoding aminopeptidase P family protein gives MSEVYTVRRALLRDRCAAVGSAAALVSRPANVRYLAGGAPPGAVLLLGPDEDVLVCPRAPTGDPVQGRTDDELRLALLPATDGDPVVAAADLATSSGAESLAVEEHDLTVARHRAMHAVAPRLRLADLGATVEQLRVVKDEEEIACLRIAAEITDQALGELLESILVGRTERHLALELERRLVDHGADGPAFSTSVATGPNSGQGRHRPSDRRVEEGDFLSVCLGANYRGYRCEIGRTFVIGTAPAAWQIDLYDLVFAAQRAGREALVPGAAYRDVDRAARHLLDSAGHGDGLAPWTGHGVGLEIDEDPQLAPAAMGKLDACVPVTVEPGVHLPGRGGVRIDDTLVVRPEADGGPELLTITTKELLAL, from the coding sequence ATGTCAGAGGTGTACACCGTCCGCCGCGCGCTGCTGCGGGACCGGTGCGCCGCCGTCGGATCCGCGGCCGCTCTGGTCTCCCGCCCCGCCAACGTCCGCTACCTCGCGGGCGGGGCGCCCCCGGGTGCCGTGCTGCTGCTCGGCCCCGACGAGGACGTCCTGGTCTGCCCCCGGGCGCCGACCGGCGATCCCGTCCAGGGGCGCACCGACGACGAGCTGCGGCTGGCCCTGCTGCCCGCCACCGACGGCGATCCGGTGGTCGCGGCAGCCGACCTGGCCACCTCCTCCGGCGCGGAATCGCTCGCCGTGGAGGAGCACGATCTGACGGTCGCCCGCCACCGGGCCATGCACGCGGTCGCCCCGCGGCTCCGGCTGGCCGACCTCGGCGCCACGGTGGAGCAGCTGCGCGTCGTCAAGGACGAGGAGGAGATCGCCTGCCTGCGGATCGCCGCCGAGATCACCGACCAGGCACTCGGCGAACTCCTCGAATCGATCCTCGTCGGCCGCACCGAACGGCATCTCGCACTGGAACTGGAACGGCGGCTGGTGGACCACGGCGCCGACGGACCCGCCTTCTCGACCTCCGTCGCCACCGGACCCAACTCGGGCCAGGGCCGACACCGGCCCTCCGACCGGCGGGTCGAGGAGGGAGATTTCCTCTCCGTCTGCCTCGGCGCGAACTATCGCGGCTACCGGTGCGAGATCGGCCGCACATTCGTCATCGGGACCGCTCCGGCCGCCTGGCAGATCGACCTCTACGACCTGGTTTTCGCCGCTCAGCGGGCCGGACGCGAGGCCTTGGTGCCCGGCGCCGCGTACCGCGACGTGGACCGTGCGGCCCGCCATCTTCTGGACTCCGCGGGCCACGGTGACGGCCTGGCACCCTGGACCGGGCACGGGGTGGGGCTCGAAATCGACGAGGACCCGCAGCTGGCACCGGCAGCCATGGGTAAACTGGACGCTTGTGTGCCGGTCACCGTCGAACCGGGGGTTCACCTCCCGGGCCGGGGCGGGGTCCGGATCGATGACACGCTCGTCGTGCGCCCCGAGGCGGACGGCGGACCCGAGCTACTCACCATTACGACCAAGGAGCTGCTCGCGCTCTAG
- the efp gene encoding elongation factor P produces MASTNDLKNGLVLKLDGGQLWSVVEFQHVKPGKGPAFVRTKLKNVLSGKVVDKTFNAGVKVETATIDRRDMQFSYMDGEYFVFMDMDTYDQLMVDRKAVGDAANFLIEGFTASVAQHEGEVLYVELPAAVELTIQHTDPGVQGDRSTGGTKPATLETGYEIGVPLFITTGEKIKVDTRTGDYLGRVNS; encoded by the coding sequence GTGGCTTCCACGAACGACCTCAAGAACGGCCTGGTGCTCAAGCTCGACGGAGGCCAGCTCTGGTCCGTCGTCGAGTTCCAGCACGTCAAGCCCGGCAAGGGCCCGGCCTTCGTGCGCACCAAGCTCAAGAACGTGCTGTCCGGCAAGGTCGTCGACAAGACGTTCAACGCCGGCGTGAAGGTCGAGACGGCCACCATTGACCGCCGCGACATGCAGTTCTCGTACATGGACGGCGAGTACTTCGTCTTCATGGACATGGACACGTACGACCAGCTCATGGTCGACCGCAAGGCTGTCGGCGACGCCGCCAACTTCCTGATCGAGGGCTTCACGGCCTCCGTCGCCCAGCACGAGGGCGAGGTGCTCTACGTCGAGCTGCCGGCCGCCGTCGAGCTGACCATCCAGCACACCGACCCGGGCGTGCAGGGCGACCGCTCCACCGGCGGCACCAAGCCCGCCACGCTGGAGACCGGTTACGAGATCGGCGTCCCGCTCTTCATCACCACGGGTGAGAAGATCAAGGTCGACACCCGCACGGGCGACTACCTCGGCCGGGTGAACAGCTAA
- the nusB gene encoding transcription antitermination factor NusB encodes MAARNTARKRAFQILFEADQRGESVQTVLADWVRLSRSDTRQPPVTEYTMELVEGYAQYADRIDDLIITYAVDWEIDRMPVVDRNILRLGAYELIWVDGTPDAVVIDEAVQLAKEFSTDDSPSFVNGLLARFKDLKPNLRREA; translated from the coding sequence GTGGCTGCTCGGAACACGGCCCGCAAGCGAGCCTTCCAGATCCTCTTCGAGGCCGACCAGCGCGGTGAGTCCGTGCAGACGGTCCTCGCGGACTGGGTGCGGCTCTCGCGGTCCGACACCCGTCAGCCGCCCGTCACCGAGTACACGATGGAGCTCGTCGAGGGGTACGCGCAGTACGCCGACCGGATCGACGACCTCATCATCACCTACGCCGTGGACTGGGAGATCGACCGCATGCCGGTCGTCGACCGGAACATCCTGCGGCTCGGTGCGTACGAGCTGATCTGGGTGGACGGGACGCCGGACGCGGTGGTGATCGACGAGGCGGTCCAGCTCGCCAAGGAGTTCTCCACCGACGATTCCCCGTCCTTCGTGAACGGCCTGCTGGCCCGTTTCAAGGACCTCAAGCCGAACCTCCGCCGGGAGGCCTAG
- the bldD gene encoding transcriptional regulator BldD produces MSSEYAKQLGAKLRAIRTQQGLSLHGVEEKSQGRWKAVVVGSYERGDRAVTVQRLAELADFYGVPVQELLPGTTPGGAAEPPPKLVLDLERLAHVPPEKAGPLQRYAATIQSQRGDYNGKVLSIRQDDLRTLAVIYDQSPSVLTEQLISWGVLDADARRAVAHDEG; encoded by the coding sequence ATGTCCAGCGAATACGCAAAACAGCTCGGGGCCAAGCTCCGTGCCATCCGCACCCAGCAGGGCCTCTCCCTCCACGGTGTGGAGGAGAAGTCCCAGGGCCGCTGGAAGGCCGTCGTGGTCGGTTCGTACGAGCGCGGCGACCGTGCCGTGACCGTACAGCGTCTCGCCGAGCTGGCGGACTTCTACGGTGTCCCGGTGCAGGAGCTTCTGCCCGGCACGACGCCCGGCGGGGCCGCCGAGCCGCCGCCCAAGCTTGTCCTGGACCTGGAGCGCCTTGCCCACGTCCCGCCGGAGAAGGCCGGACCGCTGCAGCGCTACGCGGCGACGATCCAGAGCCAGCGCGGTGACTACAACGGCAAGGTGCTCTCGATCCGCCAGGACGACCTGCGCACGCTGGCCGTGATCTACGACCAGTCGCCGTCCGTACTCACCGAGCAGCTGATCAGCTGGGGCGTCCTGGACGCGGACGCGCGCCGCGCGGTCGCCCACGACGAGGGCTGA
- the pyrR gene encoding bifunctional pyr operon transcriptional regulator/uracil phosphoribosyltransferase PyrR, protein MDAQHEATGNAARPVLEAPDIARVLTRIAHEIVERAKGADDVVLLGIPTRGVFLARRLADKLDEITGRKVPVGSLDITMYRDDLRLRPARALARTEIPGEGIEGRLVVLVDDVLFSGRTIRAALDALGDIGRPRAVQLAVLVDRGHRELPIRADYVGKNLPTSLRETVKVQLAEEDGRDAVLLGVQQTAPAGAQ, encoded by the coding sequence ATGGACGCACAGCACGAAGCCACCGGCAATGCGGCACGCCCCGTTCTCGAGGCTCCCGACATCGCCCGGGTACTGACCCGAATCGCCCACGAAATCGTCGAACGCGCCAAGGGCGCGGACGATGTGGTGCTCCTCGGCATCCCGACACGAGGCGTCTTCCTCGCCCGTCGGCTGGCCGACAAGCTCGATGAGATCACCGGCCGCAAGGTGCCGGTCGGCTCCCTCGACATCACCATGTACCGCGACGACCTGCGGCTGCGCCCGGCGCGCGCCCTGGCCCGTACCGAGATCCCCGGCGAGGGCATCGAGGGCCGACTGGTCGTCCTGGTCGACGACGTGCTCTTCTCCGGCCGTACGATCCGCGCCGCGCTCGACGCGCTCGGCGACATCGGCCGCCCCCGCGCGGTGCAACTCGCGGTCCTGGTCGACCGCGGCCACCGCGAACTCCCGATCCGTGCCGATTACGTCGGCAAGAACCTCCCCACGTCGCTGCGGGAGACGGTCAAGGTCCAGCTGGCCGAGGAGGACGGCCGCGACGCCGTGCTGCTCGGTGTCCAGCAGACCGCCCCGGCGGGCGCGCAGTAG
- a CDS encoding aspartate carbamoyltransferase catalytic subunit, translating into MKRHLISAADLTRDDAVLILDTAEEMARVADRPIKKLPTLRGRTVVNLFFEDSTRTRISFEAAAKRLSADVINFSAKGSSVSKGESLKDTALTLEAMGADAVVIRHGASGAPYRLATSGWIDGAVVNAGDGTHEHPTQALLDAFTMRRRLVGADAGLGRDLEGRRITIVGDILHSRVARSNVHLLHTLGAHVTLVAPPTLVPVGVEQWPCDISYSLDEVLPKSDAVMMLRVQRERMNAAYFPTEREYSRRYGLDGERMAKMPGHAIVMHPGPMVRGMEITAEVADSDRCTVVEQVANGVSIRMAVLYLLLGGSEPAAPSPATTLDRSAARPADSEENK; encoded by the coding sequence ATGAAGCGTCACCTCATCTCGGCCGCCGACCTCACCCGCGACGACGCCGTGCTGATCCTCGACACCGCCGAGGAGATGGCCCGCGTCGCCGACCGGCCGATCAAGAAGCTCCCGACCCTGCGCGGCCGCACCGTCGTCAACCTCTTCTTCGAGGACTCGACCCGTACCCGCATCTCCTTCGAGGCCGCCGCCAAGCGCCTCTCCGCCGATGTCATCAACTTCTCCGCGAAGGGCTCGTCCGTCTCCAAGGGCGAGTCGCTCAAGGACACCGCACTGACCCTGGAGGCGATGGGCGCGGACGCCGTCGTCATCCGGCACGGCGCCTCCGGCGCCCCGTACCGCCTCGCCACCTCCGGCTGGATCGACGGCGCCGTCGTCAACGCCGGTGACGGCACGCACGAGCACCCCACCCAGGCGCTCCTGGACGCCTTCACCATGCGCCGCCGGCTGGTCGGGGCCGATGCGGGGCTCGGCCGGGACCTGGAAGGACGACGGATCACGATCGTCGGCGACATCCTGCACAGCCGGGTCGCCCGCTCCAACGTGCACCTGCTGCACACCCTCGGCGCCCACGTCACGCTGGTGGCCCCGCCGACCCTCGTCCCGGTCGGTGTCGAGCAGTGGCCGTGCGACATCAGCTACAGCCTCGACGAGGTGCTGCCGAAGTCCGACGCCGTGATGATGCTGCGTGTGCAGCGTGAACGGATGAACGCCGCGTACTTCCCGACCGAGCGCGAGTACTCCCGCCGCTACGGCCTCGACGGCGAGCGCATGGCGAAGATGCCCGGGCACGCCATCGTCATGCACCCCGGCCCGATGGTCCGCGGCATGGAGATCACCGCCGAGGTGGCCGACTCCGACCGGTGCACGGTCGTCGAGCAGGTCGCCAACGGCGTCTCCATCCGCATGGCGGTCCTGTACCTGCTGCTGGGCGGCTCCGAGCCCGCCGCACCCTCGCCCGCCACCACCCTTGATCGAAGCGCTGCGCGCCCCGCCGATTCCGAGGAGAACAAGTAA
- a CDS encoding dihydroorotase: MSKILIRGAKILGGEPQDVLIDGETIAQVGTGIDAGDAVVVEAEGQILLPGLVDLHTHLREPGREDSETVLTGTKAAAVGGFTAVHAMANTFPVADTAGVVEQVWRLGKESGYCDVQPIGAVTVGLEGKHLAELGAMHDSAAGVKVFSDDGKCVDDAVIMRRALEYVKAFDGVVAQHAQEPRLTEGAQMNEGIVSAELGLGGWPAVAEESIIARDVLLAAHVDSRVHICHLSTAGSVEIVRWAKSKGWNVTAEVTPHHLLLTDELVRSYNPVYKVNPPLRTEADVMALREALADGTIDCVATDHAPHPHEDKDCEWAAAAMGMVGLETALSVVQQTMVETGLLDWTGVADRMSVRPAAIGRLEGHGRPVSPGEPANLTLVDPAYRGVVDPAGFASRSRNTPYEGRELPGRVTHTFLRGRATVVDGKLA, encoded by the coding sequence ATGAGCAAGATCCTTATTCGCGGCGCGAAGATCCTCGGCGGCGAGCCGCAGGACGTCCTGATCGACGGCGAGACCATCGCGCAGGTCGGTACCGGTATCGATGCCGGAGACGCCGTGGTGGTCGAGGCCGAGGGGCAGATTCTGCTTCCCGGGCTGGTCGACCTCCACACCCACCTGCGCGAGCCCGGCCGCGAGGACTCCGAGACCGTCCTCACCGGCACCAAGGCCGCGGCGGTCGGCGGCTTCACCGCCGTGCACGCCATGGCCAACACCTTCCCGGTCGCCGACACCGCCGGTGTCGTCGAGCAGGTCTGGCGGCTGGGCAAGGAGTCCGGCTACTGCGACGTGCAGCCGATCGGCGCCGTCACCGTCGGCCTGGAGGGCAAGCACCTCGCCGAACTCGGCGCCATGCACGATTCGGCCGCCGGAGTGAAAGTCTTCTCCGACGACGGCAAGTGCGTCGACGACGCCGTGATCATGCGGCGCGCGCTGGAGTACGTGAAGGCGTTCGACGGTGTCGTCGCCCAGCACGCCCAGGAGCCCCGCCTCACCGAGGGCGCCCAGATGAACGAGGGCATCGTCTCGGCCGAGCTCGGCCTCGGTGGCTGGCCCGCCGTCGCCGAGGAGTCGATCATCGCCCGCGATGTCCTCCTCGCCGCCCACGTCGACTCCCGGGTGCACATCTGCCACCTGTCGACCGCCGGCTCCGTCGAGATCGTCCGCTGGGCCAAGTCCAAGGGCTGGAACGTCACCGCCGAGGTCACCCCGCACCACCTGCTCCTCACCGACGAGCTCGTACGGTCGTACAACCCCGTCTACAAGGTGAACCCGCCGCTGCGTACCGAGGCCGATGTGATGGCCCTGCGCGAGGCGCTCGCCGACGGCACGATCGACTGCGTCGCCACCGACCACGCCCCGCACCCGCACGAGGACAAGGACTGCGAGTGGGCCGCGGCCGCCATGGGCATGGTGGGCCTGGAGACCGCGCTCTCGGTCGTCCAGCAGACGATGGTCGAGACCGGTCTGCTCGACTGGACGGGTGTCGCGGACCGGATGTCCGTCCGCCCCGCGGCCATCGGCCGCCTGGAAGGACACGGCCGTCCCGTCTCGCCCGGTGAGCCTGCCAACCTCACGCTGGTCGATCCGGCATACCGTGGAGTCGTGGACCCCGCGGGCTTCGCCTCCCGCAGCCGCAACACCCCGTACGAGGGGCGCGAGCTGCCGGGTCGCGTCACCCACACGTTCCTGCGGGGCCGTGCCACGGTCGTCGACGGGAAGCTCGCGTGA
- the carA gene encoding glutamine-hydrolyzing carbamoyl-phosphate synthase small subunit translates to MTTSTRGASSVPAVLVLEDGRAFRGRAYGAVGETFGEAVFSTGMTGYQETLTDPSYHRQVVVMTAPHVGNTGVNDEDPESQRIWVSGYVVRDPARRPSNWRSQRSLDEELERQGVVGISGIDTRALTRHLRERGAMRVGIFSGDAVADEATLLARVKEAPEMVGADLSAEVATKETYVVPAIGTKRFTVAAIDLGIKGMTPHRMAERGIEVHVLPATATLDEVYAVEPDGVFFSNGPGDPATADHPVSVMQGVLERKTPLFGICFGNQILGRALGFGTYKLKYGHRGINQPVQDRTTGKVEVTAHNHGFAVDAPLDKVSDTKFGRAEVSHVCLNDQVVEGLQLLDQPAFSVQYHPEAAAGPHDAAYLFDRFVSLMEGQRA, encoded by the coding sequence ATGACGACCTCCACCCGGGGAGCCTCCAGCGTTCCCGCCGTACTCGTCTTGGAGGACGGCCGCGCCTTCCGCGGCCGCGCCTATGGGGCCGTGGGGGAGACCTTCGGCGAGGCGGTGTTCTCCACCGGCATGACGGGCTATCAGGAGACGCTGACCGACCCGTCGTACCACCGCCAGGTCGTCGTGATGACCGCCCCGCACGTCGGCAACACCGGTGTGAACGACGAGGACCCCGAGTCGCAGCGGATCTGGGTCTCCGGATACGTGGTGCGCGACCCCGCGCGGCGGCCCTCCAACTGGCGCTCGCAGCGCTCGCTCGACGAGGAGCTGGAGCGTCAGGGTGTCGTCGGCATCAGCGGCATCGACACCCGCGCCCTCACCCGCCACCTGCGCGAGCGCGGCGCCATGCGCGTCGGCATCTTCTCCGGTGACGCCGTCGCCGACGAGGCCACCCTGCTGGCCCGGGTCAAGGAAGCCCCCGAGATGGTGGGCGCCGACCTCTCCGCCGAGGTCGCGACCAAGGAGACGTACGTCGTCCCCGCGATCGGCACGAAGAGGTTCACCGTCGCCGCGATCGACCTCGGCATCAAGGGCATGACCCCGCACCGGATGGCCGAGCGCGGCATCGAGGTGCACGTCCTGCCCGCCACCGCGACCCTCGACGAGGTGTACGCGGTCGAGCCCGACGGAGTCTTCTTCTCCAACGGCCCCGGCGACCCGGCCACCGCCGACCACCCGGTCTCCGTCATGCAGGGCGTCCTGGAGCGGAAGACGCCGCTCTTCGGCATCTGCTTCGGCAACCAGATCCTGGGCCGTGCCCTCGGCTTCGGCACCTACAAGCTGAAGTACGGCCACCGCGGCATCAACCAGCCGGTGCAGGACCGCACGACCGGCAAGGTCGAGGTCACCGCGCACAACCACGGCTTCGCCGTCGACGCCCCGCTGGACAAGGTGTCCGACACGAAGTTCGGCCGCGCCGAGGTCTCCCACGTCTGTCTGAACGACCAGGTCGTCGAGGGACTGCAGCTCCTCGACCAGCCGGCCTTCAGCGTCCAGTACCACCCCGAGGCAGCCGCCGGCCCGCACGACGCCGCGTACCTCTTCGACCGTTTCGTATCCCTGATGGAGGGCCAGCGTGCCTAA